The stretch of DNA AGAAGGGCGCGTCCGGACAGAGCCAGAatgcaaacgcatgcactgTGAAGGTAAAGGTTGCAGCCGCTAATTTCGCCAGcggttctttttcctccgtcACAACAGGGTCAGTTCCTACTCTCATTTTGGGGTTAGCTGCTTCATTAGTCTTCGCTGCGGTCGCTTTTTGAAGTGCGTGTTACGACTGTGAAATAGAGGAACAGACATTTCCTCTGTGTTCCCCCCAAGCATAGACATGTGAGACatgcgcaggagagacatcTGGCCGAAGCAGGTAGAGTTGCAGAGCTTTGTACAGGCGATCGCTTTGCTGGTCTAAACGGAGACTGGGAGACTGCTGTGCGTAGCATGACAGTCGACATGGTGGCTAGGGAACACTGTCATCTCTTTCCCAGCCCTGGAGGTAATAGGGAAAGAGGTCAGGGAATTCGAGGGAGGGCCCCTCCTGGTGCGGACTGAAGATCATACGAAGTGAGGAATAAGCCGCATGTCAAGCGGCCGTGTATCTCTGAGGCAGCCTTCACTATTCTACTGGAGACGGCAAAGCAGGATGGCAAAATGCCTTGTCCAGAAGCGTCGCAAGGTTGTGCAAGCTTCGGAGACCTCTTCAAATGAGTTTCTCTGCTTGCCCCAGTCGGACTAGTGTACTATCCGATCAGCTAGTCGACTTCTCTTCCCGCAGACACGCCGCCGCTGTGTGACTTCTGTAGAAGAGCATGATCACGTGCAACGCTCTTCAACAAACTGCATCGACAGCAATACTGCTTTCCACACGGAACATATGGGGCTGCTCTGATGGCGTTTAAAAGCCTTTTACACAGCGCACATTGCTCCTTTAGAAGTCTGAAGGCCGAGCATATTTTTTTTCAGGCAGAAGTGATAGCGCCGTTGGAGTTGACCACGGTTGGCGGGCTCACGTCGTTGattctctcccctctctgcctgaTTTTGTTGAGGGAAAGGAAcgctcgtttttttcccgcgaCTGATCCTGAAACCCCCTGCGAACCTCCACGGAAGCTGGTAGCGCAGGACCTATTTTAAATGTAACAGACgagcttttttctcttgaaATGTTCAGTTCTGATGTCCGACTGGATACTGATGATCACATTCTCGATTCATGGTAATTTACCAACAAATTTCGCTCACGCATTCGCATGCAACAGGAGTAATTGCATAGGTAGTTCATCAGAAACGACATCATTCTGTATTTTGCTACCTTTCTAATCGTAGTGGTATACTTgcaaggaagacagcgaggtAGGTGTATGCGGTGGTGCATCCCTTTCGCATGAGGACCGTCGGCGTGAAATCGTGAAGAGGCTACGGAAATCTCCGGTCACCTCGTTCACCATCCTTTTCTCAAGGCAGCACGTATCGTAGTGGAGAAACGTGCATCTAGTACGGTTAATACTGAAGTGGGTCATACTGTGAAGGTTGAGATTCGACTGCTTGGGTTGCATTAATCCCACGACCTGGCCTAAAACAGCtcaagacgcagaagactAACTGTGCTCATTTCATTAATCTTCGCCGAAACGTTTCGTGAATCGCTTCAATTACCGACTTCGAAGATGAGTTTATATTCAACAGGAACAGAGCTGTCAAGTCGACCAAACGGCTCCATCAGCTGCGCCGTGTtcccgaggagacagctttACTTTCCAATCTGCCTCTAAAGTAGTTCCCCGTAATAGTCTTTTTCTTGCGCGAATCTATCTTTTCTCACGTGTGTGGCGTATACACGAAAAAGGCTTCGCGTACAGGCGAAACAGATACTCAATTCAGATCGTCTGGACCCTTCGACGCCCTCTCACGACGGGGCCGAACCCCTCCTGAGCTGACCTCCCGGGGCTGCCTCCCTCGACGCGGgagccccccccccccccaaaNNNNNNNNNNNNNNNNNNNNNNNNNNNNNNNNNNNNNNNNNNNNNNNNNNNNNNNNNNNNNNNNNNNNNNNNNNNNNNNNNNNNNNNNNNNNNNNNNNNNGAAGGCCGTCCACTGCGGTCAACCGAAAAGGCGTCATCCGTTCTGCATGGAACGAAATCTGTTGGGCATGTCGTTTTCTAAACGTGAGTGATGTGTTCTGAGAAACGCCTGTTGAACGTCGATAACCGCAGTCACATATACTCTGTACGGAGACAACTATTGCCCCGGGAATGCAGTTTGCAGAACTTCATTGCACATATTTATCCTGCTCTTGTACAAACGTCCACACAGAGGTAGCACGTTGGCATGGAGCGAAGTCGTCTTCTAGGCGACCACAGTCGCGAGATTGAAAATGTACAGAATCTGATTAGACGACGCCTCCGAAGAGCTGCACCACATGTGGCTAACAACCTCCTGCTATTTTGCGTCATTCTATCCTGTTTACTCTCAACGAATGCCTCCTAGAGAGGCACTGACCATCAACATGCTCCTTGTTCATCTCTACCTGGGGTTCTCAACCGCGTCAGGCTGAGGCCCTTGTCGCATTCCCTGACCTCTCTTCAGGCTATTCCGTGCaaggccgaggagacaaagacggtCCTTGACAAAAATATATGCTGTCTCGCTATGCACAGcagtctcctcttcctcgcccacGCACACAGGGTGCTCGTCCCAACAAAGCCCCGTACcctctcctgtccttccgTCAGTTGCCGTTGTCCCGTACTTCGCATGTGTGGCCTCTGTACAACGGAGAATTCCAAAAAAAATGCCTTCGACTGTATTTTACGGGTCCAGAACTGTTCTAGTACATGACCTGAACGAAGGCTACAAAAACACCTAACCCGAGCAAGAGAGCCTGCACTGATCGTGCAAAGGCGGAGGTCGAGGCAGCATTACTGCGCTGAGGTACCTGTATCTTCACATAGCATGCATTGGGCTCTTGCCGTAActcttccccctcttgcTCAGACCCAGAAGCAGCTGCGCACTTGTAGCAGAATGTGCCTGCAGTCTCAGGCAACTCCTCTACACTGAACGTGTAGCCCGAGGTCGATGTCGCGAGCTTCGCAGACGGCAGCATGTCTGCCAGCCTTACAGGGTTCTGACAAGATTCGTCAAAAATCAGATCTGAATGATTTTCTGGATTAAGCCTGTCAATGATCGTGTCGCATTGGAACGAGACGCTCTTGGATTCGCTCGTGATCTCCAGATCCATGTTCTGCTTCGCAACGGTGCATGCTGCAGACATAGGAGAGTAACACCCGCGAGTGCAGTGACAGACATGCCCTCCTATAAGCAAAAAAAAGGGATCGAAAGTTTCTAGATGGTAACTTGTTGGGGTGACTGAACGCGGTTGAAAACGGTGACAGTTCAATTTGGATGGTCAGCTGTGGGGCCGCTCTCGCGGCAAGTCGAATCAGCCCGACGCTTCGTTGCGTGCGGGTCTCCGCACTAAGGCAGGAATCCACATTTTCTAGTGCCGATCATCTTTGCCACTCTGCatgccagagagagagatgctgAAACGTCCGGAACCAGGGCCCGGGCAACCGTGTCGGGCATATCAGTGAATGTGGCAACTCGAGTATACGCGATGCTTGCTTGCCTGAGCTACCAAAAGCCTTCCACAAACTGTTTTTGAATCGAACCTAACGTAATTCGGGCTTACTGTTCGCAGCTGGATCAGCGGGAACTGTCACTGTGACGACGCACTTTTTTTCGACTGCTTTTGCCGCGGCGAGCGCTCCTACCCCAGGGACGCCTGTCGATCCGGGTCCCGTGCCACCCTCATTATTCGTTGCCGCTTTGCATCCGAAATAGATGGTAGTTGTCCGCTGAGGTAGCTTGCCCAGTGACAGCGTAACTTCTGAACCTTGTTGGTCTTGTTCGCTTGGAGTGTTAACAGTGGCTTCGGATCCGTTGCCGAAAAGCTCCACCAGAGACTTCTCGTTCTTATCCTGCCCAACTGCTTCTCCTGTCATGTAGCACTTTGTGACCGGCTGACCGCCCTCTGATGAGGGCAGCACCTGGCTAAAGTGGGTACCGCAGACAAACGAGGCCCTCTTGGTGTCGGCGTCAACCTCAACGGATATGCCTGCCAAATTGGTCCCTGCATCGCAGGTCAATTTATTCGTGGTGCCAGCGTCTTCCTTGGTCCCAAGCACTGTAGTAGACATGAGCACGGTGACCACCAACAGCAGAGGCGCCATCATTGTCTTCCGGACTGGAACAGCCCTAGTCCCTGCCATGGTGATCACTTGTGTGAAAGACGGAGACCGAAAACCCAGTCCCTACTCTTCGGAAGCGCACTTCTACACCAGTTCAATTTTGAGACACCGAGTCAGCCAGAAGAATTATAAGCGAGGTGACCAAGGGACAGACAGTTTTCGAACACGTATGATAACTTCTAATAACTGAGTGAAAATCCTATATTTTCCAGTGTACAATTACGGCAGTCCACCAAGAGGAAGTCCCCGAAAGAAAAAACTCACTATGAAGAACAAAAAACTATCTCGAACCGACAACGACAATGGCACGGGGAACGCCCTCCCAGTCGAGGGCAACTGCTGATTTACTCAGAGCTTTTACACCGCTGCTACTTTGATATAGAAAAAACCGAAGCACCCAGCATATCTTCACCGAAACACATGCTGCACAGTGACCCTACTATGCGTCGAGTTCGTTGACACTCCATCTATCATCCAGACTGCCTTATCCGACAGATTGCACAGCCGTCATCGCCTCAAAGTCCCGCCCCCCTCAGCCCTTATGAATCCCAGGAGAACGCCTCCCCCTACTACCCCAGTGATGAGCAAAGGATCGGAGAGTTGAGCAGGAGAAATAATCTCGGGGGGAGCGCGCCCATGCCGAGGGAGGCAGCCTCGGGGGGTCGGCGCAGAAGGGGTTTCGACCCCTCActcaagagagaagaactcaAAATGTCCGCATTTTCTGATATGTACATCCGTTTCAtctcccctttttttgccttttttgtgtgtggcTCAGTATGAGGTGATCCGAGAGTCAATCGGGGCAAAAAGGGAAGTGTAGGTCACGATGCCAGGCGGGAGTTGAAAAAATGAATCTATTTTCTGGGAGCATTGCCGCAGATGAGGGTCGTGCTCGTCCATAGCGGCAGATCTTTTCCCTTGGAAACAAAGTCGACATCAGCTGCTGAGAGATGAGAAGGTCCAGCCAACGTACTTTACCAAAGGGGAACGCAGATGGAAGAGTCTCTACTATGCGTCTTAGGCCGGCCGACACACCACGGCGTACCCCATCTGGGACAGTTGACACAGCTTTTGGCACCAATGCACCGCAGGCAGCCGAATTCGCGGCTTTACTATGTGGCCCACTTCAGTATCACCTTTGGAGGAGTGCATGCTTTTTCACTGAGATATGTGTGGCGTTGTGAAGTTGATGGTGGTCTAGGAGATGAGCGAGTGGTGGGGTCATTTCCATCCCCGTAGTCCAAACCAGGAATTCTCAACGGTAGTGTACGAGGATTACAGGAGAAACATCAGATATGAATTCGTTTCTCGTGAGCTATCCCTGCAACGCCTATTGACTGGGGATGTGCTAAGTTCAGAGATGTCGAGGCTCGTGTACCGGGGACACGATTTCTCAGGTTCCCCGCAGCCAGTGGAGTTGAACTTATACACACAATACAGTTCCTCGGTAGAGTTCGAAATTGTTCAGCGGGTGCATGCTTCCGAGAACAACTCGCCGAGAAGTCTACTATCGACAGCAGCAGACAAAAAAAGGCGATCTGTTGCTCCTGCCGAAAGCGTGTGTAAGGGATCACTGGCAAAGCATCTACCCCGGAACACCGCCCACCGAGATCGTGTCAAATAACGCTACATCTTTCGTGCGCAGCAGAATAGGATCAGCCACCACATTTTAAAAGAGGAACATGTGTTGTGCAACAAGCGTTTGCGAAGTCATTCACCGCGATCCAATCCGTTCCGCTCGGAAACATGGATACCGGTAAATACAATTTGATGCAGCACATTACCGGCAATCTTATTCAGGAACGCAAATTCACACAGAACCAACTCGCCTGCAAGGAGAACAATCTAATCGGTGGGCGGCTGCTGCTTGCGCCAGGTCGGGGCATGTAGCGAATCACATTCGAAGATGTCTCCTAAGATCTGCAACACCGTGCACGTCTCCTGGCTACCGGCTTTCTGCCATTTTGCTTTGTCGCCTCTCGTGGAGTCACGGGGGTTGCCTCAGGACTACATGCTCGCTACACAAACAGCAGGGTATGTCCCACTTCAGGGAGTCTCCCGCCACCACGGGACGGGGCCGGCCCTCCCGTTCCCTCATCTTGCAGTTCTCTACTCCTGGAGaaccgagaaggagacggccaAGGCCCTTCGCAAACATTTCTACGGACATGCTGTGCAGAGCAGCCACGATGGCACTGTTCAGGCCTACACGTTCGTGAACCCACCATAATGCCCCTCACCCCTTTTGGCCTTCTCCCGATAGATGCTCCGCTTTCGCTTCCCGCAGGACGCTCCAATGTCGGCTCGTCGAACTCTGACAGAGTCCCTTGTTCTGTATTTCACAGAACCAAAACTGATTCTAAAAAACGGCCGCAGCGAAGAGTACTGCAGCAGCCAACCCCAAAAAGAGAGCAGGCACTGACAATGTTCTTGCAGAGATCAGGGCAGCACTGTCGAGATTAGCGGCTGAAACTTTTATCTTCACGTAGCATGCAATTGCATTCTGACTTTGTTCTGGAGACGCCCTCGTGCCAGAAGCAGAAGCAGCGGAGCACTTGTAGCAGAATGTGGCTGCAGGCTCAGGCAGTTCCTCTACAGTGAACTGGTAGCCCGAGTTCGTGTTCGTCAGCGAGGCAGATGGCAGCTTTTCTGCCAGAGTCACTTCATTCTCACATGATTCATCGAATATATTCGTGGCGGTGCGTGGAGACAGCGTGGCAATGTCTGTGTCACATCGGAAAGAAGCGGTCTTGGATTCGCTGTTGATCTCGAGATTCATGTTCTCCTTCGCAACAGTGCACGCTGCAGGCATACGCGAGGAGCGCCAGCGAGAGTGATGACATACAGGAATACAAAGCAGCAGACAAGCGAGCAAAAAAATAAGTGCTGATGCCAATTGGTGTGGGCGACTGCGCTTCATTGAAAACGGCGCGAGTTCTTCTTGCTTGGCAAGCTCTGGGACCACTCTCGAGCAATCAGGCTCACGCCACCTCTTCGTTGTGAATAGGGTTCACTGTCAGGCAACAAAACAGACTATAGTGTCGAATCTACTTGAAAATTATCTCAGCAGCGATGATGACACGTACGGTACCAATGCCCTCGAGGTGTGGGAAACCCCTTCAGGGTATGTGTCAGATAAAGTCTTAGTGCTGAAGATTTTGATGGGTCTCTAGAGGCGTCAACAAACAGTCCAAGAATGGGGTATAGTGTATCGCAGGCTTACTGCTGGCATCTGGATCAGCGGGAACGGTCACTGTGACAACGCATTTTgtttctttgcctcttccaACCACCCCAGGGCCGCCTGGTGCAGGTGCTCCTACCCCCTCAGACGCCGCCTTGTCGCTGCAGCCGAAGTAGATGACTTGCTTTGTTTCGGGGAGCTTTCCCAGTGCCAGCGTGACTGTTGATTGGCCGCCGGAGATTCTTTGTGAGGGTGTGATAGTGGCTTGCGACCCTTGGCCAAAAAGCGTCTCCAACTCCTCCTCATCCTCAAGATTTGGGCCCGCATAATACTTGGCGAGTCTTGTCTCACTGGGCGACGGCAACACATTGTTGATTCCAGTATCGCATACAAATGTAACCTTCCTGGTTACGGTATCAACTGCAACGGATATGCCCTGGTTAGCGGCCCTTTTTGTGCAGGTATTGGTAGACGTTTCGGCACTCTGTCCCTTGCTCCCCAGCACTGCACTGGACACGAGCACGGCGCCGACCAAAAACAGAGTCCCTGCCATCCTCCAATTTGATGGACCAGCTCTAGTCCCTCCCATGGTGGCCATTTGTCTAGATGCCATAtagaaacgaagaagccaACATCTACTCTTCGATAACACAACTCGTCCCAGTCTAGTTTAGAGAATCGCAATCCAGGGAACAATGATGGCTGAGTTGGAGAAGCGTACGATGTTGCGGAGATGTGCGATGTCTTCTGATAGCTGAGCGCACTTCCCACAGATCTTTTGCATCTCACAATCAGAACGAACCATCAAGATAGGTTCACCATGAAAATGCTCACTAACTCAGACCATGAAAATCTGGAAAAGAATATCTGGATtgcggagacgacgcagtCAACCGTCACGCTCTCCTTGTCGATGGTAACTGCTGATTGTTGAAGACCCAGTACACTGCAGGTACTTTACTTTGACCGCAGAAAATAAGTAAACCATCCGACTTATCTTCACCGAAACCCGCTGCACAATGGGCACAGTACACGTCGCTTTTGACACCACGATCTTCGTCCACGTTGTCTTGTCCGACAAACTGGCACAAGCCTGGACAGCCATCACACCTTTTCACAGTCCCGCCTCCTCCTTGTCTTGTTGGTAACTCACCACCTCACGACCGTCTACTACCCTCTGGGTGAATCGGAGACcggcggaggagagagactctcTGGGGGGCGCGCCCCTGTTGCGGCAGGAGGGCCTCTCGCCTGTCACAAGAGGAAGTCTCAAAATGTCCGGGCGAATTTGATTGCATTTCCTTTCTTTAGTCTCCCTTTTCATCGCCGATTTTTCTCGTGTGCCTGGCACACGTCCAGAAGATGCGCGACTGACGTGGCACCAAACAGGCAATTATAAAGCACAAATTAAAATGGCGGCTGTAAATACAGCCCTCTCCTCTGAGACGTGTCGTCGTTGAGGGAAGTGCATGACCGTAGAGACACCGCTCGTCGTTCTGAGTTGATGGCGAGATCCGATGCCGGTAGTTGAAAGGAGTCACGAAGCATATTTAatcgaagacgacgaaagCGGGACATCCAGTATTTCTTGTGTTTGGTCGACATAGCAAGAGCGCATCCCATCCGAGAGTCTTCGGGCAGGGCTTGAGATGAATATGCATCACACGCAACCGAATGCTCCCACTTTCACAATGTGACCCTCTGCATTACTAGCTTTGCCTAGTACACAGGCTTATCCGTGCGGACATGTGCCGCCTCGCGACAAGGGGGGTTGAAGAGGTACCCTGTAGATGGAGATGTCTATTCACAATCTCATCCACAAAGCCTTCGGAGAGAGGCATGCACTAGGAAAGCATACACGTACTCCAGAAaactttcttcttcggggTATCCTCTGAGGATCACGCAAACAAAATCGGAAATTGATTCGCCTTTCCCGAGCCTGCCCTGCAACACGCATATCGCCTGCGAATCTACCTGCGAATGACTGTCGACGGTGAAAAGGTCGTGTATCCGGAACAGCACTTTTCAGTTCCTCGTCAATCAGCAAGGCGCGTGGCTGACCCAGAGATGATAGTTCGTCTGAAGGGGTTTCCAGGTTTCATTGGCGCCCGCAAGGAGATTTCACCGGGCATTTGAGGTTCGACAAATGCCGAAGAACGAGATCGCTCCCACGCTCAGAAGCAGACAGGTGCAAGAATCCACAGTAGAAGGCCGTCCACTGCGGTCAACCGAAAAGGCGTCATCCGTTCTGCATGGAACGAAATCTGTTGGGCATGTCGTTTTCTAAACGTGAGTGATGTGTTCTGAGAAACGCCTGTTGAACGTCGATAACCGCAGTCACATATACTCTGTACGGAGACAACTATTGCCCCGGGAATGCAGTTTGCAGAACTTCATTGCACATATTTATCCTGCTCTTGTACAAACGTCCACACAGAGGTAGCACGTTGGCATGGAGCGAAGTCGTCTTCTAGGCGACCACAGTCGCGAGATTGAAAATGTACAGAATCTGATTAGACGACGCCTCCGAAGAGCTGCACCACATGTGGCTAACAACCTCCTGCTATTTTGCGTCATTCTATCCTGTTTACTCTCAACGAATGCCTCCTAGAGAGGCACTGACCATCAACATGCTCCTTGTTCATCTCTACCTGGGATTCTCAACCGCGTCAGGCTGAGGCCCTTGTCGCATTCCCTGACCTCTCTTCAGGCTATTCCGTGCaaggccgaggagacaaagacggtCCTTGACAAAAATATATGCTGTCTCGCTATGCACAGcagtctcctcttcctcgcccacGCACACAGGGTGCTCGTCCCAACAAAGCCCCGTACcctctcctgtccttccgTCAGTTGCCGTTGTCCCGTACTTCGCATGTGTGGCCTCTGTACAACGGAGAATTCCAAAAAAATGCCTTCGACTGTATTTTACGGGTCCAGAATTGTTCTAGTACATGACCTGAACGAAGGCTACAAAAACACCTAACCCGAGCAAGAGAGCCTGCACTGATCGTGCAAAGGCGGAGGTCGAGGCAGCATTACTGCGCTGAGGTACCTGTATCTTCACATAGCATGCATTGGGCTCTTGCCATAActcttccccctcttgcTCAGACCCAGAAGCAGCTGCGCACTTGTAGCAGAACGTGCCTGCAGTCTCAGGCAACTCCTCTACACTGAACGTGTAGCCCGAGGTCGATGTCGCGAGCTTCGCAGACGGCAGCATGTCTGCCAGCCTTACAGGGTTCTGACAAGATTCGTCAAAAATCAGATCTGAATGATTTTCTGGATTAAGCCTGTCAATGATCGTGTCGCATTGGAACGAGACGCTCTTGGATTCGCTCGTGATCTCCAGATCCATACTCTGCTTCGCACCGGTGCACGCTGCAGGCATAACAGAGGGACACCGGGGAGTGAGATGATGTACATGGCCCCGAAACACAGAATGTTTGGAAGCTAAGTAACATGCGTTGAGGCGAATTGCTGGTTGGTACGGTTGAGTCGGATTGATTGAAAGCGGTCTCCCTCTGGCCTTATTTGGCAAACCGTGGGACCGCTGTCGGCCCAACTTGGACCAGGACGACGCTGCATTGCGAACAAGCTTCTTACACTGAGACCAAAATTCGAATGATCAAATCTGTCACCTGCCGGGAACTACGTATACCAGAGAAACCGATATGTGTGTGATGCTAACGTTCCGCCAAAACAGGCGTTCACCTTCGAACATTCGACAGATCACGTATGAGTGACGCTACGTTTCATGTACTGCCATGATGCTTTCACAAACGGCCTATCAACTGGGTACACTGCCCCTGTGACTTACTGCTGGCAGTTGGATCAGCGGGAACTGTCACAGTGACGATGCATCTGGCTTTTGATTCTCCTTGTTTTGAAACCCCGACGGCAGCTCGGTTAGCCGAACGCCTGAAGGCATCATGCGAGGCGCCAACCACCGCCAAACGCCGCGCGCCTACACCTGGCGTGACTGAGTTTACACCCGAAATAGCACCAGGCTTCGGTGCCGGGCCGACGCTTCCACCCGCTTCGGCGCCCGCCTGGGGGACCGTCAGAGACGCATCAGGGTCGCCAGTCTCTTCTGCTGACTCGGCATCCGAGGCTGTCGAGTCGGTACAAACAAAGTAGATGGTCTGCATTGTTTGCGGGAGCTCTCCCAGTGTAAGTGTGACTTCCGAATTTTGCTTGGACTTTCCTGTTGACGCTACGACAGTGGCTTGGGACCCTTGGCCGAAAAGGCTCACCAactcctcctcttcctttaGTCCTTTCTCAGTGTAACACTTCGTGACACTGCTTCCTTCTGAGGGCAGCACGGTTTTCATGCCCGTATCGCACACAAACGAGACCTTCTTGGTTTTCTGGTCAACTGACACCGATATGCCTGTCTGAGCCGTAGTTTCATTGCAGGTGATCTTAGAGCCGTCATCGTCTGCGTTCATTCCCAGCACTGCAGTGGACATGAGTACCACGACgaccacacacacagcccCTGCCATCCTGCGTTGCGTTAGCAGAACCCTAGTCCCTGCCGTGGAGACCGATTCTCTCATTgacacagacgcagaagaccCGGCAGCTACTCTTCGAAAATCACAGCTCTTTTAACCGTAGTTCCGAGACGCACACCCCGACGGAACAATCAGGGTTACAGTGAACAAGGGAAGGACCGTTGGCGGACTTTTGCGATACCTCCTGGAAACTGAGATTGTCTCGGTATATTTTTGCAACTCACAATGACTTCGAGCCATCGACAGGCACAGCCAAAAAGCGCTCACAAAAAGCCGCCGTCAAGAAACAACGACAATACACTAATTGAAACGAGATTAACACTGGCGTCGGGACGCCGAATGTTTCGGTGGCACGTGCTTTTTTTTTCCTCAGATTTTTTATTCAGCAGGTACTTTGACCGCAGAAAATAAAGTAAAGCATCCGGCCTATCTTCTCCGAAACTTGCTGCACAGTGGGCACAGTAGCAG from Neospora caninum Liverpool complete genome, chromosome XI encodes:
- a CDS encoding SRS domain-containing protein: MASRQMATMGGTRAGPSNWRMAGTLFLVGAVLVSSAVLGSKGQSAETSTNTCTKRAANQGISVAVDTVTRKVTFVCDTGINNVLPSPSETRLAKYYAGPNLEDEEELETLFGQGSQATITPSQRISGGQSTVTLALGKLPETKQVIYFGCSDKAASEGVGAPAPGGPGVVGRGKETKCVVTVTVPADPDASMVPELAKQEELAPFSMKRSRPHQLASALIFLLACLLLCIPVCHHSRWRSSRMPAACTVAKENMNLEINSESKTASFRCDTDIATLSPRTATNIFDESCENEVTLAEKLPSASLTNTNSGYQFTVEELPEPAATFCYKCSAASASGTRASPEQSQNAIACYVKIKVSAANLDSAALISARTLSVPALFLGLAAAVLFAAAVF
- a CDS encoding SRS domain-containing protein — encoded protein: MMAPLLLVVTVLMSTTVLGTKEDAGTTNKLTCDAGTNLAGISVEVDADTKRASFVCGTHFSQVLPSSEGGQPVTKCYMTGEAVGQDKNEKSLVELFGNGSEATVNTPSEQDQQGSEVTLSLGKLPQRTTTIYFGCKAATNNEGGTGPGSTGVPGVGALAAAKAVEKKCVVTVTVPADPAANTCTVAKQNMDLEITSESKSVSFQCDTIIDRLNPENHSDLIFDESCQNPVRLADMLPSAKLATSTSGYTFSVEELPETAGTFCYKCAAASGSEQEGEELRQEPNACYVKIQVPQRSNAASTSAFARSVQALLLGLGVFVAFVQVMY
- a CDS encoding SRS domain-containing protein, which produces MRESVSTAGTRVLLTQRRMAGAVCVVVVVLMSTAVLGMNADDDGSKITCNETTAQTGISVSVDQKTKKVSFVCDTGMKTVLPSEGSSVTKCYTEKGLKEEEELVSLFGQGSQATVVASTGKSKQNSEVTLTLGELPQTMQTIYFVCTDSTASDAESAEETGDPDASLTVPQAGAEAGGSVGPAPKPGAISGVNSVTPGVGARRLAVVGASHDAFRRSANRAAVGVSKQGESKARCIVTVTVPADPTASTSSWSKLGRQRSHGLPNKARGRPLSINPTQPYQPAIRLNACYLASKHSVFRGHVHHLTPRCPSVMPAACTGAKQSMDLEITSESKSVSFQCDTIIDRLNPENHSDLIFDESCQNPVRLADMLPSAKLATSTSGYTFSVEELPETAGTFCYKCAAASGSEQEGEELWQEPNACYVKIQVPQRSNAASTSAFARSVQALLLGLGVFVAFVQVMY